A region from the Panicum hallii strain FIL2 chromosome 1, PHallii_v3.1, whole genome shotgun sequence genome encodes:
- the LOC112876898 gene encoding uncharacterized protein LOC112876898 has protein sequence MTRLAIVAKRSPCQAVRLAIYTYTYALHAKPSFMQSKTTLAIPSAVRGVGSHLGAPPVAREPLLPRQEGLAQPPLPREGGGAHLQPVGAAAHDARSFPWLPVAGFGYLTISSGIALRRSWGDPGAAAFVVSAYGDLLLLFYCLRRCERAEPGSALREWLKLAVWLLTSALTLLFSYKVVAVMPAAVAAIVWVMGLAIICGGFVAFFCFEEKVIEENVRVA, from the coding sequence ATGACTCGTTTAGCAATCGTGGCTAAACGGAGCCCGTGCCAGGCCGTCCGTTTGGCCATCTATACCTATACCTATGCGCTACATGCCAAGCCAAGCTTCATGCAGTCCAAGACGACACTGGCAATCCCTAGCGCCGTGCGAGGCGTGGGCTCGCACCTTGGGGCGCCGCCCGTCGCGCGAGAACCGCTGCTGCCTCGGCAGGAGGGCCTTgcacagccgccgctgccgcgcgaGGGCGGTGGTGCCCACCTGCAGCCGGTTGGCGCGGCCGCCCATGACGCCCGGAGCTTCCCGTGGCTCCCGGTGGCGGGCTTCGGTTACTTGACGATCAGCTCGGGCATTGCCCTGCGCCGTTCTTGGGGCGACCCCGGCGCCGCGGCCTTCGTTGTCTCCGCCTACGGCGACCTCTTGCTGCTCTTCTACTGCCTCCGGCGGTGCGAGCGCGCCGAGCCTGGCTCGGCCCTCAGGGAATGGCTGAAACTGGCGGTGTGGCTGCTCACATCCGCGCTGACGCTCCTCTTCTCCTACAAGGTGGTCGCTGTCATGCCGGCAGCCGTTGCTGCCATCGTCTGGGTCATGGGTCTCGCCATCATCTGCGGAGGCTTCGTCGCTTTTTTCTGCTTCGAGGAGAAGGTCATCGAGGAGAACGTACGTGTGGCGTAA
- the LOC112878887 gene encoding L10-interacting MYB domain-containing protein-like isoform X1, with product MAGRCSGRWRPCPPPAPRVGLSRARGGARGPSRGARAASRGARPGGAGGGAWTGGAGGGAGTGGAGRGAGAGDAGELPAASRGARPRGAGGDAGTGVAGGGVGTGGADGGAGTVAASGLGYAPSAGEPASHGVAGRAPAPGWLAAQGVGSQSQSQAPSGSGVKRRATAGDQMEWTDEYNAIVSELMAEQVRKGNRPNTHLNTLGYTEVMDRFYQMTGIELSKIQVKNKWDRLKNDWSIWQKLVRKQTGTGWDSTRGVISMDNEWWKKIKKEIPGCGKFKKKALQNQEFLREMFGDISNDETDHWNPMSDNPIIPNDPIVPNSQQELENIDEDGEQQGGEEEGWEDMVHDWGYMEDNDTEAQEVSPVVGNQKRRPRVVLEIPKKQKTSTALVIQEQITKIADSASSFTSRKQAEVGIKEVMDLVLDCGADYGSNEHDIATQLFVKRDQREMFLTFPTREIRFSWLTRRYNDKYGN from the exons ATGGCCGGCCGCTGTTCCGGTCGCTGGCGGCCatgcccgccgccggcgccgagggTCGGCCTCTCCCGCGCTAGGGGAGGCGCGCGGGGGCCCtcccgtggcgcgcgcgcggcgtcccgcggcgcgcggccagggggcgcgggcgggggcgcctggacagggggcgcgggcgggggcgccggGACAGGGGGCGCGGGCAGGGGCGCCGGGGCAggggacgccggcgagcttCCTGCGGCCTCCCGTGGCGCGCGGCcaaggggcgcgggcggggacGCCGGGACAGGGGTCGCGGGCGGGGGCGTCGGGACAGGGGGCGCGGACGGGGGCGCAGGGACAGTGGCTGCCTCAGGGCTTGGCTACGCGCCTAGCGCCGGCGAGCCAGCCAGCCATGGCGTGGCtggccgcgcccctgccccgggGTGGCTCGCAGCGCAGGGAGTTGGCTCGCAGTCACAGTCGCAGGCACCAAGCGGCAGCGGTGTTAAGCGTCGAGCAACTGCG GGTGATCAAATGGAATGGACTGATGAGTACAATGCCATTGTTTCTGAATTAATGGCTGAGCAAGTGAGAAAAGGAAATAGACCAAACACACATTTGAACACTTTAGGCTACACAGAGGTCATGGACAGGTTCTATCAAATGACCGGAATTGAGTTATCAAAGATACAAGTCAAGAATAAGTGGGATAGATTGAAAAATGATTGGTCAATTTGGCAAAAGTTGGTTCGGAAGCAAACCGGAACGGGTTGGGACAGCACAAGAGGAGTAATAAGCATGGACAATGAATGgtggaaaaaaataaaaaag GAAATTCCGGGATGTGGAAAGTTCAAGAAGAAAGCATTGCAAAATCAAGAATTTCTTCGAGAGATGTTCGGTGATATCTCTAATGATGAAACCGATCATTGGAATCCTATGAGTGATAACCCTATTATTCCTAATGATCCTATTGTTCCTAATAGCCAACAAGAGCTTGAAAACATTGATGAGGATGGAGAGCAacaaggaggagaggaggagggttGGGAGGATATGGTTCATGATTGGGGATATATGGAGGATAATGACACCGAGGCTCAGGAGGTTTCTCCTGTAGTTGGTAATCAAAAGAGAAGACCACGTGTCGTTCTTGAAATACCTAAGAAACAAAAAACAAGTACAGCTCTTGTTATTCAAGAACAGATTACAAAAATTGCTGACTCGGCTTCTTCTTTTACATCAAGAAAGCAAGCTGAGGTTGGCATCAAGGAGGTGATGGATCTTGTCTTGGATTGTGGGGCAGACTATGGTAGCAATGAGCATGATATTGCTACCCAATTGTTTGTGAAGAGGGATCAAAGAGAAATGTTCTTGACTTTTCCTACTAGAGAAATTAGATTCAGCTGGCTTACAAGGAGGTACAATGATAAATATGGAAATTGA